In a genomic window of Apteryx mantelli isolate bAptMan1 chromosome 2, bAptMan1.hap1, whole genome shotgun sequence:
- the HTR5A gene encoding 5-hydroxytryptamine receptor 5A, whose translation MDRPLNLSCFAAPTPVAGNWSGAPAGLDGGRAQLSVFSVLILTLLAMLVVATFLWNGLVLATILRVRTFHRVPHNLVASMAVSDVMVAALVMPLSLVRELSGRRWRLGRLLCQVWISFDVLCCTASIWNVTAIALDRYWSITRHLEYTLRTRRRISNIMIALTWALSAFISLAPLLFGWGETYSEDSEECQVSQEPSYTIFSTFGAFYLPLCVVLFVYWKIYKAAKFRIGSRKSNSITPITPEALEVKEAAQKPQMVFNVRHATVTFQTDGDTWREQKEKKAALMVGILIGVFVLCWIPFFITELINPLCSCDIPPIWKSIFLWLGYSNSFFNPLIYTAFNKNYNNAFRNLFFRQH comes from the exons ATGGACCGGCCGCTCAACCTCAGCTGCTTCGCGGCGCCGACGCCGGTCGCCGGCAACTggagcggggcccccgcgggcctGGACGGCGGCCGGGCGCAGCTCTCCGTGTTCAGCGTGCTCATCCTCaccctcctggccatgctggtgGTGGCCACCTTCCTCTGGAACGGGCTGGTCCTGGCCACCATCCTCCGAGTGCGCACTTTCCATCGGGTGCCCCACAACTTGGTGGCCTCCATGGCCGTCTCCGACGTGATGGTGGCGGCCCTCGTCATGCCGCTGAGCTTGGTGCGTGAGTTGtcggggcggcggtggcggctggGCCGGTTGCTGTGCCAGGTGTGGATCTCCTTCGATGTGCTGTGCTGCACCGCCAGCATCTGGAACGTCACAGCCATCGCCCTGGACCGCTACTGGTCCATCACCCGCCACCTGGAGTACACGCTCCGCACCCGGCGCCGCATCTCCAACATCATGATCGCCCTCACCTGGGCACTCTCTGCCTTCATCTCCTTGGCCCCGCTGCTCTTCGGCTGGGGAGAGACTTACTCGGAAGACAGTGAGGAGTGCCAAGTCAGCCAGGAGCCATCCTACACCATCTTCTCCACCTTCGGCGCCTTCTACCTGCCCCTGTGCGTGGTGCTCTTTGTGTACTGGAAGATCTACAAGGCAGCCAAGTTTCGCATCGGATCTCGGAAGAGCAACTCCATCACCCCCATTACACCAGAAGCCCTAGAG GTAAAGGAAGCTGCCCAGAAGCCACAGATGGTCTTCAATGTCCGTCATGCCACCGTTACATTCCAGACGGACGGAGACACGTGgagagagcagaaggaaaagaaagctgcCCTCATGGTGGGAATCCTCATTGGGGTCTTCGTGCTCTGCTGGATCCCCTTCTTCATCACGGAGCTCATCAACCCACTCTGCTCGTGCGACATTCCACCCATTTGGAAGAGTATTTTTCTGTGGCTAGGCTATTCAAATTCCTTTTTTAATCCACTGATCTACACTGCTTTCAACAAAAACTACAACAATGCCTTCAGGAACCTGTTCTTTAGGCAACATTGA